One segment of Vagococcus martis DNA contains the following:
- the era gene encoding GTPase Era — MSEQNFKSGFVAIVGRPNVGKSTLLNRIVAQKIAIMSNKAQTTRNKIQGIYTTKEAQIVFIDTPGIHKPKNKLGDFMVETAYSALREVDAIIFMVSADMPRGRGDDFIIERLKKADAPVYLVINKIDTVHPDELLPIIDDYRQELDFKEIVPISATEGNNVEHLLETLVNDMPEGPQFFPDDQVTDHPEYFIVSELIREKVLQLTEQEVPHSVAVVTESMKRDDHDKIHIQATIIVERDSQKGIIIGKGGKMLKNIGTKSRKDIENLLGDKVFLELWVKVQKNWRDKRRDLQNYGYRETDY, encoded by the coding sequence ATGTCAGAACAAAATTTTAAATCAGGATTTGTCGCAATCGTCGGAAGACCAAACGTTGGGAAATCAACCTTATTAAATCGTATTGTGGCTCAAAAAATTGCGATTATGAGTAATAAAGCTCAAACAACACGAAATAAAATTCAAGGAATTTATACCACAAAAGAAGCACAAATTGTGTTTATTGATACGCCAGGAATTCATAAACCTAAAAATAAATTAGGTGATTTCATGGTAGAAACAGCCTATAGTGCGTTACGTGAAGTCGATGCCATTATCTTTATGGTGAGTGCAGATATGCCAAGAGGTCGTGGTGATGACTTTATCATCGAACGATTGAAAAAAGCAGATGCTCCTGTATATCTAGTCATTAATAAAATTGATACCGTGCATCCAGATGAATTGTTACCGATTATTGATGATTACCGTCAAGAACTTGATTTTAAAGAAATCGTCCCAATCTCGGCAACAGAAGGAAATAATGTAGAACACTTATTAGAAACACTAGTAAATGATATGCCAGAAGGGCCACAGTTTTTCCCAGATGATCAAGTCACTGACCATCCGGAGTATTTTATCGTGTCAGAACTTATTCGTGAGAAAGTCTTACAATTAACAGAACAAGAAGTGCCTCATTCTGTAGCGGTCGTAACAGAAAGTATGAAACGTGATGATCATGATAAAATTCATATTCAAGCCACAATCATAGTGGAACGCGATAGCCAAAAAGGTATTATCATTGGTAAAGGTGGTAAAATGCTTAAAAATATCGGAACGAAAAGTCGTAAAGATATTGAGAACCTTTTAGGTGATAAAGTCTTCTTAGAATTGTGGGTCAAAGTACAAAAAAATTGGCGTGATAAACGTCGTGATTTACAAAATTATGGATACAGAGAAACAGATTATTAA
- the ybeY gene encoding rRNA maturation RNase YbeY translates to MDLVLLDKTNTLTDEQLNLVSTIIDFAAKQEVINLPENTEMSVTFVDDEEIHQINKEHRQKDRPTDVISFALEEDDLSGFEFDLEELGLPRNIGDLFISVDRTKEQAEEYAHSFDRELGFLTIHGFLHLNGYDHMTPEDEKEMFDLQRKILDAYGLER, encoded by the coding sequence ATGGATTTGGTACTCCTTGATAAAACGAACACACTTACAGACGAACAATTAAACTTGGTTTCAACGATTATAGATTTTGCAGCGAAACAAGAAGTCATTAATCTACCAGAAAATACGGAAATGTCAGTAACGTTTGTCGATGATGAAGAAATTCATCAAATCAACAAAGAGCATCGTCAAAAAGATCGTCCGACTGATGTAATCAGTTTTGCATTAGAAGAAGATGATTTATCAGGTTTTGAATTTGATTTAGAAGAACTTGGTTTACCAAGAAATATTGGGGACTTATTCATTTCTGTTGATCGAACGAAAGAACAAGCAGAAGAATATGCCCATTCATTTGATAGAGAACTTGGTTTTTTAACGATTCATGGATTTTTGCATCTTAATGGATATGACCATATGACACCAGAAGATGAGAAAGAGATGTTTGATTTACAGAGAAAGATTTTAGATGCGTATGGCTTGGAACGATAA
- the glyQ gene encoding glycine--tRNA ligase subunit alpha — protein MSQKLTIQEMILALQNYWSNQGCMLMQAYDTEKGAGTMSPYTFLRAIGPEPWNAAYVEPSRRPADGRYGDNPNRLYQHHQFQVVMKPSPENIQELYLDSLKVLGIDPLQHDIRFVEDNWENPSMGCAGLGWEVWLDGMEITQFTYFQQVGGLECKPVTSEITYGLERLASYIQEVESVYDLEWTKGVKYGEIFVQPEYEHSVYSFEQSDQELLLNLFNSYENEAKRAIELGLIHPAYDYVLKCSHMFNLLDARGAVSVTERAGYLARIRNMARALAKGFVEEREKLGFPLLKESVEEDIHE, from the coding sequence ATGAGTCAAAAATTAACCATACAAGAAATGATTTTAGCTCTACAAAATTATTGGTCAAATCAAGGCTGTATGTTAATGCAAGCCTACGACACGGAAAAAGGGGCCGGAACAATGAGTCCATATACTTTTTTACGTGCGATTGGTCCAGAGCCTTGGAACGCAGCATACGTTGAACCATCACGTCGTCCTGCAGACGGAAGATATGGAGATAACCCAAACCGTTTGTATCAACATCATCAATTCCAAGTCGTGATGAAACCTTCACCAGAAAATATCCAAGAATTATATTTGGATAGTTTGAAAGTATTAGGCATTGACCCATTACAACATGACATTCGTTTTGTTGAAGATAACTGGGAAAATCCTTCTATGGGTTGTGCTGGATTAGGTTGGGAAGTTTGGTTAGACGGCATGGAAATCACTCAGTTTACTTATTTCCAACAAGTGGGTGGATTAGAGTGTAAACCTGTTACATCAGAAATTACATATGGATTAGAACGTTTGGCTTCTTACATTCAAGAAGTTGAAAGTGTCTATGATTTAGAGTGGACGAAAGGTGTTAAATACGGTGAGATTTTTGTGCAACCTGAATATGAGCATTCAGTGTATTCATTTGAACAAAGTGACCAAGAGTTATTATTAAACTTATTTAACAGTTATGAAAACGAAGCAAAACGTGCCATTGAATTAGGATTAATTCATCCTGCGTATGATTATGTATTAAAATGTAGTCACATGTTTAACTTACTTGACGCTAGAGGAGCCGTATCTGTTACAGAACGTGCGGGTTATTTAGCAAGAATTCGTAATATGGCTAGAGCGTTAGCTAAAGGGTTTGTTGAAGAACGTGAGAAATTAGGTTTCCCATTATTAAAAGAATCAGTGGAGGAGGATATTCATGAGTAA
- the glyS gene encoding glycine--tRNA ligase subunit beta — MSKQFLLEVGLEEVPAHLVTPTSKQFAKKAADYLNEHRVSFDNIEVFSTPRRFAIRVNGLADKQENIEEKAKGPAKKIAQDADGNWTKAAIGFAKGQGATTDDLYVETIKDVEYVFVDKFIEGQPVETILPGLTDVAAHLTFPISMTWGEGNYRFIRPVHWLVALLEDNIIPMSLFGINSSNTSRGHRFLGKVATINHSSDYETALEEQFVIVNPVIRQDKISKQINDIEEANQWTIPQDADLLEEVVNLVEYPTVFVGNFEKNYLSLPSEVLITSMKEHQRYFEVLDSEGNLLNHFVSVRNGNSDYLDNVRKGNEKVLQARLEDAEFFYEEDLKSSIADYVEKLKSVTFHEKIGSMYEKMQRVSVISRLIGTSVGLSDTEMKDLERAAQIYKFDLVTLMVDEFPELQGLIGEKYATIKGESKGVAQAIREHYLPKSSDGELPESNVGAVLAIADKSDTLLSFFAVGLMPKGSNDPYALRRQAYGIIRIIESKGWDFPIVRLQQQMKELINEDIERFGLSIDSDEEVLTEFIKGRMKQWFSGKKIRHDIIEAVLESRQENLHTMFETADILESHAAESDFRPTIESLTRVINLSNKVEDNEIGAVNPDLFENESEKKLYDAIASVSKKVGELTLNELYEELRQLNPLIEAYFEDTMVMVDNDEVRTNRLNQLRTIANIALSFASLDRLIVK, encoded by the coding sequence ATGAGTAAACAATTTTTATTAGAAGTCGGGTTGGAAGAAGTACCAGCTCATTTAGTCACTCCAACATCAAAACAATTTGCCAAAAAAGCAGCAGATTACTTGAATGAACACCGTGTGTCATTTGATAATATTGAAGTGTTTTCTACACCAAGACGTTTTGCTATTCGTGTAAATGGATTAGCTGATAAACAAGAAAACATAGAAGAAAAAGCAAAAGGACCTGCAAAAAAAATCGCACAAGATGCGGACGGTAATTGGACAAAAGCAGCCATTGGGTTTGCTAAAGGTCAAGGGGCAACAACTGATGATTTATATGTTGAAACAATTAAAGATGTTGAGTATGTCTTTGTTGATAAATTTATTGAAGGCCAACCTGTTGAAACGATTTTACCAGGCTTAACAGATGTCGCTGCTCATTTAACGTTTCCAATCAGTATGACATGGGGAGAAGGAAACTACCGCTTTATCCGTCCAGTACATTGGTTAGTGGCGTTACTTGAAGATAACATTATCCCTATGTCATTGTTTGGCATTAACAGCTCAAACACCTCTCGTGGACATCGTTTCTTAGGAAAAGTTGCGACAATTAATCACTCATCTGATTACGAAACAGCTTTGGAAGAACAGTTTGTGATTGTTAATCCAGTGATTCGTCAAGACAAAATTAGTAAACAAATCAATGATATAGAAGAAGCAAATCAATGGACAATTCCTCAAGATGCCGATTTATTAGAAGAAGTCGTTAATCTTGTTGAATACCCAACTGTTTTTGTTGGAAACTTTGAGAAAAACTACTTATCATTACCTTCAGAAGTTTTAATTACGTCGATGAAAGAACACCAACGTTATTTTGAAGTCCTAGATTCAGAAGGAAACTTACTAAATCATTTTGTCTCTGTACGAAATGGTAACTCCGACTATCTTGATAACGTTCGAAAAGGAAATGAAAAAGTTCTTCAAGCTCGTTTGGAAGATGCAGAATTTTTCTATGAAGAAGATTTGAAATCATCTATTGCTGATTATGTCGAAAAACTAAAATCAGTCACATTCCATGAAAAAATTGGGTCAATGTATGAAAAAATGCAACGTGTTTCTGTGATTTCAAGATTAATTGGAACATCAGTTGGTCTATCTGACACAGAGATGAAAGATTTAGAACGTGCTGCTCAAATTTATAAGTTTGATTTGGTCACATTAATGGTAGATGAGTTTCCAGAGTTACAAGGATTAATCGGGGAAAAATATGCAACAATTAAAGGTGAAAGTAAAGGTGTAGCTCAAGCGATTCGCGAGCATTATTTACCTAAATCAAGTGATGGCGAGTTACCTGAAAGTAATGTGGGGGCTGTCTTAGCTATTGCAGACAAGTCTGATACGTTATTATCATTTTTTGCTGTTGGACTTATGCCTAAAGGATCAAATGACCCATATGCACTTAGAAGACAAGCTTATGGTATTATCCGTATTATCGAATCGAAAGGATGGGATTTCCCAATCGTTCGTTTACAACAACAAATGAAAGAATTAATTAATGAAGACATTGAACGTTTTGGTTTAAGTATTGACTCAGATGAAGAAGTGCTAACAGAATTCATTAAAGGTCGTATGAAACAATGGTTTAGTGGTAAAAAAATTCGCCATGATATCATCGAAGCAGTTTTAGAAAGTCGCCAAGAAAACTTGCATACCATGTTTGAAACGGCTGATATTCTAGAAAGTCATGCAGCGGAATCGGACTTTAGACCAACAATTGAGTCGTTGACACGTGTCATCAATTTATCAAATAAAGTGGAAGATAACGAAATAGGTGCAGTAAATCCTGATTTATTTGAAAATGAATCAGAGAAAAAATTATATGATGCCATCGCATCCGTTTCTAAAAAAGTGGGTGAGTTGACGTTAAATGAATTATATGAGGAATTACGTCAGTTAAACCCATTAATCGAAGCTTATTTTGAAGATACAATGGTGATGGTTGATAATGACGAAGTTCGAACAAATCGTTTAAATCAATTACGTACTATTGCAAATATTGCATTATCATTTGCTAGTTTAGATCGTCTGATTGTGAAATAA
- a CDS encoding diacylglycerol kinase family protein: protein MAWNDKQTEKNRRFIQSLTHALYGLKTVIKEERNMKYHMLLGLSAVILGVFCHISIAEWLWLICAIVLVLMAEMTNTAFEVLVDLVTNKTYHPLAKKVKDMAAGMVLLSAFFALFVGMIIFLPKIISFLVGR from the coding sequence ATGGCTTGGAACGATAAACAAACTGAGAAAAATCGACGTTTTATCCAGTCTTTAACTCATGCATTATATGGATTAAAGACTGTGATAAAAGAAGAACGAAACATGAAGTATCATATGTTGTTAGGACTCAGTGCGGTTATACTAGGTGTTTTCTGTCACATTTCAATCGCTGAATGGCTATGGTTAATTTGTGCGATTGTGTTAGTATTGATGGCTGAAATGACCAATACAGCATTTGAAGTATTAGTTGATTTAGTAACAAATAAAACGTATCATCCTTTGGCGAAAAAAGTAAAAGACATGGCTGCCGGAATGGTGTTACTCAGTGCCTTTTTTGCTTTATTTGTGGGGATGATCATCTTCCTACCTAAAATAATATCATTTTTAGTAGGTCGTTAA
- the recO gene encoding DNA repair protein RecO, which produces MRGPQEVNGIVLFSRNYRESDKLVKIFTESSGKRMFFVRHANKKNSQINSAIQPFTQANYIGDLKEEGLSFLNSAKDIHPFFAIQQDIFLSAYATYILNLSDAAIDDNVYDPFLFGFIKDSLTLIDEGYDAEIITNIFEIQLLQRFGIQLNFSSCAICGSQEEPFDFSDKYHGVLCQKHWSMDDRRFHYSPRALHFIRLFNHISFEQIKSINLSDETKQYIRQVIDSIYEEYVGLHLKSKKFIDDMQNWKEMMPKRENKIDKQDNTN; this is translated from the coding sequence TTGAGAGGACCACAAGAGGTTAATGGGATTGTTCTTTTTTCAAGGAATTATCGTGAGAGTGATAAACTTGTTAAGATTTTTACTGAATCAAGTGGCAAACGCATGTTTTTTGTGCGTCACGCGAATAAAAAGAACAGTCAAATTAATTCAGCCATCCAACCCTTTACTCAAGCCAATTACATTGGTGATTTGAAAGAGGAAGGGCTCTCTTTTTTAAACTCTGCCAAAGACATTCATCCTTTTTTTGCGATTCAACAGGATATTTTTTTATCAGCCTATGCTACTTATATCTTGAATCTAAGTGATGCTGCCATTGACGATAATGTCTATGATCCGTTTTTATTTGGTTTTATCAAAGACTCACTAACCCTGATAGATGAGGGCTATGATGCCGAAATAATCACCAATATTTTTGAAATCCAATTGCTTCAACGTTTTGGCATACAACTTAATTTTTCATCGTGTGCCATTTGTGGTAGTCAAGAGGAACCATTTGATTTTTCTGATAAATATCACGGGGTGTTGTGCCAAAAGCATTGGTCAATGGATGATCGAAGGTTTCACTACTCACCAAGAGCATTGCATTTTATTCGATTATTTAATCATATTAGTTTTGAACAGATTAAAAGCATCAACTTGTCTGACGAGACGAAACAATACATTAGACAAGTGATTGATTCCATCTATGAAGAATACGTTGGCTTGCATCTAAAAAGTAAAAAATTTATTGATGATATGCAAAATTGGAAGGAAATGATGCCAAAAAGAGAAAACAAAATTGACAAACAAGACAATACCAATTAA